From a single Paraburkholderia youngii genomic region:
- a CDS encoding CaiB/BaiF CoA transferase family protein: MDKKQVGPLSGYRILDLTVMTAGPVGTVLLADLGADVIKVEEPNAGDLSRNLGNQFVEGESVQFLSQNRNKRSIRLDLKSPKGRDAFLRMAEHADVVVENFRPGTVDRLGIGYEAVKARNPMIVYASVSAFGQSGPYAAWPANDPIVQAVAGLMDMTGEAGGNPVRLGAPLPDFGAAALLAFGISAALLHRERHGEGQRIDTSLLSAALFSTIPRDGETLRSGKAPERLGSGHPTMVPYRNYQGSDGRYFFAACFTEKFWQNLCRALGREDLLSDERFVGNTARTANRHALDVILEQQFLLHTAEYWVAHLSAADVPCAIVQDYHTALTQDPQIAHNHAVVEIEHPLAGRVTNIASPVNFHGSPVAYRRAPPTLGQHTAEVLAEFGFAEEEIAVLEGREPAAVGEKS, encoded by the coding sequence ATGGATAAGAAGCAAGTCGGCCCGTTGTCGGGCTACCGCATTCTCGATCTCACCGTCATGACCGCGGGTCCGGTCGGTACAGTGCTGCTTGCCGACCTCGGCGCGGACGTGATCAAGGTTGAGGAACCGAACGCCGGTGACCTCTCGCGCAATCTCGGCAATCAATTCGTCGAAGGCGAAAGCGTGCAGTTCCTGTCGCAGAACCGTAACAAGCGCAGCATCCGGCTCGACCTGAAGTCGCCGAAAGGACGCGATGCATTTCTGCGCATGGCGGAGCACGCGGATGTCGTCGTCGAAAACTTCCGGCCAGGCACGGTGGATCGGCTCGGCATCGGCTATGAGGCCGTGAAAGCGCGCAATCCGATGATCGTCTATGCAAGCGTGTCGGCGTTCGGACAGAGTGGTCCTTACGCCGCATGGCCGGCAAACGATCCCATCGTGCAAGCTGTCGCAGGTCTCATGGACATGACGGGCGAAGCCGGCGGCAATCCGGTTCGGCTCGGGGCGCCGTTGCCCGACTTCGGCGCGGCCGCGCTGCTCGCGTTCGGCATCTCTGCGGCGCTGTTGCATCGCGAACGGCACGGCGAAGGTCAGCGCATCGATACGTCGCTGCTGTCGGCTGCGCTTTTCAGCACCATCCCGCGCGACGGCGAGACGCTGAGAAGCGGCAAAGCGCCGGAGCGCCTCGGCAGCGGCCATCCGACGATGGTGCCGTATCGCAACTATCAGGGCTCCGATGGCCGCTATTTCTTTGCCGCCTGCTTCACCGAAAAATTCTGGCAGAACCTTTGCCGGGCGTTGGGCCGCGAAGACTTGCTGAGCGATGAACGGTTTGTCGGCAATACCGCGCGGACTGCGAATCGGCATGCGCTCGACGTGATCCTCGAACAGCAGTTTCTGCTGCATACCGCCGAATACTGGGTGGCGCATCTGAGCGCCGCGGACGTGCCATGCGCGATCGTGCAGGACTATCACACCGCGTTGACGCAGGACCCGCAGATCGCGCATAACCACGCGGTCGTCGAGATCGAACATCCGCTTGCGGGCAGGGTAACGAACATCGCGAGTCCGGTGAATTTTCACGGCAGCCCGGTAGCATACCGCCGTGCGCCGCCCACGCTCGGACAACATACGGCTGAAGTACTTGCCGAGTTCGGTTTCGCCGAGGAGGAGATCGCAGTACTCGAAGGTCGTGAACCGGCCGCCGTCGGAGAGAAGTCATGA
- a CDS encoding TRAP transporter large permease: MGEPKERHAASKVVRVGSALELAIKWITEVPAALLLVAEVVLLLTNVFCRYVLQDPLIWGDELASILFIWLSMLGAVVALRRGEHLRLTMFVARMSPQNRAFAETLGNFIVMTFVLLLVRPATDWAMNEWIISTPALDLPNAIPAAAIPMAAVLMLVLAVTRLLERSSLRDCVKAFALVAGVAIALYFARQALAPLTAVSLVLFFAVGVVTIICLGVPIMVAFGVCTFAYLATVTGAPLTIVVSTMNQGMSSLILLAVPLFILLGALMEAMGLAEAMIRFLASLIGHKRGGLAYVLIGAMYLVSGISGSKVADMAALAPGLFPEMKKRGANEGDLVAMLSSAAAMSETIPPSLVLITIGSVTGVSIAALFTGGFMPAVVGAVALAAVVWFRSRGEILQGVQRASRAQVGRAFLISLPALALPFVIRAAVVEGIATATEVATIGVAYTCAVGLLLYRRFDWSRLYPILVETASLSGAILIIIGCATAMGWALTQSGFSAQLATLMMAAPGGKLGFLAISAITFVMLGSFLEGIPAIVLFGPLLFPIARAMGISDVHYAMVVVFAMGLGLFAPPLGLGFYAACAVSKVDPSIAMRRVWPYLGALAVALIVIVLVPWVSTGFLQAK, translated from the coding sequence ATGGGCGAGCCGAAGGAACGACATGCGGCATCGAAGGTCGTGCGCGTCGGCAGCGCACTGGAACTGGCCATCAAGTGGATCACCGAAGTGCCCGCTGCGCTGCTGCTAGTGGCCGAAGTGGTGCTGCTGCTCACCAACGTTTTCTGCCGCTACGTGCTGCAGGATCCATTGATCTGGGGTGACGAACTCGCGTCGATCCTGTTCATCTGGCTGTCGATGCTGGGCGCAGTGGTGGCGTTGCGGCGCGGCGAACATCTGCGGCTGACGATGTTCGTCGCCAGAATGTCCCCGCAAAACCGCGCGTTCGCGGAAACGCTTGGAAACTTCATCGTGATGACTTTCGTGCTGCTGCTGGTACGGCCGGCAACCGACTGGGCGATGAACGAATGGATCATCAGCACGCCGGCGCTCGATCTGCCGAATGCCATCCCCGCGGCCGCGATTCCCATGGCGGCCGTGCTGATGCTCGTGCTCGCCGTTACGCGGTTGCTCGAGCGCTCGTCACTGCGCGATTGCGTGAAGGCGTTCGCGCTGGTGGCCGGGGTCGCAATTGCGCTCTATTTCGCACGGCAAGCGCTCGCGCCACTAACCGCAGTCAGCCTGGTCCTTTTTTTCGCCGTCGGCGTAGTCACGATCATTTGTCTCGGTGTGCCGATCATGGTCGCCTTCGGGGTGTGCACGTTTGCTTATCTCGCAACCGTCACCGGCGCACCGTTGACGATTGTCGTGAGTACCATGAATCAGGGGATGTCCAGCCTGATCCTGCTCGCCGTCCCGCTGTTCATCCTGCTCGGCGCGCTCATGGAAGCGATGGGGCTTGCCGAAGCGATGATCCGTTTCCTCGCTTCGCTGATCGGGCACAAGCGTGGCGGCCTCGCCTACGTGCTGATCGGCGCCATGTACCTCGTCTCCGGCATCTCCGGCTCGAAGGTGGCCGATATGGCTGCGCTCGCGCCGGGCCTGTTCCCGGAAATGAAAAAGCGCGGTGCGAATGAAGGCGACCTCGTCGCAATGCTCAGTTCGGCGGCGGCCATGTCGGAAACCATTCCGCCCAGCCTCGTGCTGATCACGATTGGATCGGTAACCGGCGTTTCGATTGCCGCGCTGTTCACGGGCGGCTTCATGCCGGCCGTGGTCGGCGCGGTAGCACTCGCGGCAGTCGTCTGGTTCAGAAGCCGCGGGGAAATCCTGCAAGGCGTGCAACGGGCCTCGCGGGCCCAGGTCGGCCGCGCATTCCTGATCTCGCTGCCTGCGCTCGCGCTGCCCTTCGTGATCCGCGCGGCCGTGGTGGAAGGCATTGCGACGGCGACGGAAGTGGCGACAATCGGCGTGGCTTACACCTGTGCGGTAGGTTTGCTACTGTATCGCCGCTTCGACTGGAGCCGGCTCTATCCTATTCTGGTGGAAACGGCGTCGCTGTCTGGCGCGATACTGATCATCATCGGGTGTGCCACGGCGATGGGATGGGCGCTCACGCAGTCAGGCTTCTCCGCGCAACTCGCCACCTTGATGATGGCTGCGCCCGGGGGCAAACTGGGCTTCCTGGCGATCTCCGCGATTACGTTCGTGATGCTCGGCAGCTTTCTGGAAGGAATTCCGGCAATCGTACTGTTCGGGCCGCTCCTGTTCCCGATTGCGCGTGCGATGGGCATCTCCGACGTGCACTATGCAATGGTCGTGGTATTCGCGATGGGACTGGGCCTGTTCGCGCCGCCGCTTGGCCTCGGCTTTTACGCGGCATGCGCGGTCAGCAAGGTCGATCCGTCAATCGCAATGCGCCGCGTTTGGCCCTATCTGGGGGCTTTGGCGGTGGCCCTCATCGTTATAGTGCTGGTTCCGTGGGTATCGACGGGTTTTCTGCAGGCAAAATAA
- a CDS encoding NAD-dependent succinate-semialdehyde dehydrogenase, with product MELEAHYREHGLLLGGRWQAATADDGQLSINPATQQRLGYLPLATQAQVTEAIGAATDTSAAMRKLTPWERSALLRRAAALIRERTPQLARIVALETGKPIAQASGEANASAESIDWFADEARRVFGMSYESRVKGGRYLVHYEPLGVVAAFTPWNFPLLLLARKIGPALAAGNTIVIRPSNEAAGATMALVRCFVDAGFPEGAVNLVIGKADSITPTIMADPRVAKISFTGSVPVGRQIVEMSAKTLKKVTMELGGHAPVIVHRDADIGAFAHLASLGKFRNAGQVCASPTRFYIHESIFDKTVKALVERSKALRVGDPLQQDTDLGPLTTSKRRDAIERLVDEAVSEGASVLCGGRRPSQFGRGWFYEPTLVANPASHIGLMNDEPFGPVGTLTPFATMDEVITEANRLPFALAAYVFTRSMRNTLETTERLQAGVVGVNTFVASTAETPFGGSKDSGFGREGGPNAIRDYMDTKFINLELANDEPLDGTA from the coding sequence ATGGAACTAGAGGCGCACTACCGCGAGCACGGCTTGCTGCTCGGGGGCCGCTGGCAAGCCGCGACGGCTGACGACGGCCAGCTTTCGATCAATCCGGCGACGCAACAGCGGCTGGGCTATCTGCCGCTGGCTACGCAGGCACAGGTCACCGAGGCCATCGGCGCCGCGACCGACACCTCAGCCGCAATGCGCAAGCTCACGCCGTGGGAGCGCTCAGCACTGCTGCGCCGGGCTGCGGCGCTCATCCGCGAACGCACGCCGCAACTCGCGCGAATCGTCGCGCTGGAAACAGGTAAGCCGATCGCACAGGCCAGCGGGGAAGCGAATGCGTCCGCAGAGTCGATCGACTGGTTCGCCGATGAAGCGCGCCGTGTGTTTGGTATGTCTTACGAAAGTCGCGTCAAGGGCGGACGGTATCTGGTGCATTACGAGCCGCTCGGGGTGGTCGCCGCCTTTACGCCGTGGAATTTCCCGCTGCTACTGCTGGCCCGCAAGATCGGCCCGGCGCTGGCCGCCGGCAACACGATCGTGATCCGGCCGTCGAACGAAGCGGCCGGCGCGACGATGGCACTGGTGCGCTGTTTCGTCGATGCCGGGTTTCCCGAGGGCGCGGTCAATCTGGTGATCGGCAAAGCCGACTCAATTACGCCGACGATCATGGCCGACCCGCGCGTGGCGAAGATCAGCTTCACCGGCTCGGTGCCTGTCGGCCGTCAGATCGTCGAAATGTCCGCGAAGACCCTCAAAAAGGTCACGATGGAACTTGGCGGCCATGCGCCCGTGATCGTGCATCGCGACGCCGACATCGGCGCATTTGCGCACCTCGCGTCACTCGGCAAGTTCCGCAATGCGGGCCAGGTCTGTGCGTCGCCGACACGTTTTTACATCCACGAATCGATCTTCGACAAGACCGTGAAGGCGCTGGTCGAGCGCTCCAAAGCGCTTCGCGTCGGCGATCCGTTGCAGCAGGACACCGATCTCGGTCCGCTGACCACGTCGAAGCGTCGCGACGCGATCGAACGTCTGGTCGATGAAGCCGTGAGTGAAGGCGCCAGCGTGCTATGCGGTGGCCGGCGCCCCTCGCAATTCGGTCGCGGCTGGTTCTACGAGCCGACGCTCGTCGCCAATCCCGCTTCGCACATCGGCCTGATGAACGACGAGCCGTTCGGCCCGGTCGGAACGCTCACCCCGTTCGCGACGATGGACGAAGTCATCACCGAGGCGAACCGGCTGCCGTTCGCGCTCGCGGCGTACGTCTTCACGCGCTCGATGCGCAACACGCTGGAAACCACGGAGCGCTTGCAGGCCGGCGTGGTCGGCGTGAACACGTTCGTGGCATCGACGGCGGAGACGCCATTCGGCGGCAGCAAGGACAGCGGGTTCGGACGCGAAGGCGGACCGAACGCGATCCGCGACTACATGGACACCAAATTCATCAACCTCGAACTGGCGAACGACGAGCCTCTCGACGGCACCGCCTGA
- a CDS encoding HpcH/HpaI aldolase family protein: protein MRTIKNHAKAQLAAGELALGMGLRQARTVDIAQIAQTAGFDWLFIDMEHNSMDVDTAAQICAAALVGGVTPIIRVPGHEPFHATRLLDTGAMGIVVPHVSTLEQAARIADMCRFPPAGGRSIPGMLPQVGFQALPIADVVRAINEEVLVVAMIETREGLENVDAIAAVPGIDVLLVGATDLAADLGITGQLGHVRVAAAVDAVCAACHRHGKVPGVGGVYDEALMTAYVQKGARFILSGSDLAFLMTGAKSRSEMLRAIPLGQAEQDMAQRKAS, encoded by the coding sequence ATGAGAACCATCAAGAATCACGCGAAAGCGCAACTCGCCGCGGGTGAACTGGCACTCGGCATGGGGCTGCGCCAGGCCCGCACCGTCGACATCGCGCAGATCGCGCAGACGGCGGGCTTCGACTGGCTGTTCATCGATATGGAGCACAATTCGATGGACGTCGACACGGCCGCACAGATTTGCGCCGCCGCTCTGGTGGGCGGTGTGACGCCGATCATCCGCGTGCCGGGGCACGAGCCGTTCCACGCCACTCGACTGCTCGATACCGGCGCGATGGGCATCGTGGTGCCGCACGTGAGTACGCTCGAACAGGCCGCGCGGATCGCCGACATGTGCCGCTTCCCGCCTGCCGGCGGGCGGTCGATCCCCGGCATGTTGCCGCAGGTCGGCTTCCAGGCTCTGCCGATCGCCGATGTGGTTCGCGCGATCAACGAAGAGGTGCTGGTCGTGGCGATGATCGAGACCCGCGAAGGGCTCGAGAACGTCGACGCGATCGCGGCGGTGCCGGGCATCGACGTCCTGCTGGTCGGCGCGACCGATCTCGCGGCGGATCTCGGCATCACTGGACAACTCGGCCATGTGCGTGTAGCGGCCGCCGTCGACGCGGTGTGCGCCGCATGTCACCGGCACGGCAAGGTGCCGGGCGTCGGCGGGGTGTACGACGAGGCACTGATGACCGCCTACGTGCAAAAAGGCGCGCGTTTCATTCTCAGCGGCTCGGATCTTGCGTTCCTGATGACGGGGGCGAAGTCGCGTTCGGAGATGTTGCGTGCAATCCCGCTCGGCCAGGCCGAACAAGACATGGCCCAACGCAAGGCGTCCTGA
- a CDS encoding GntR family transcriptional regulator, which produces MKNAFDSELNGKANARAPEVIASKLEDIREQVRAMIQRGDLRPGERVNEQALANQIGVGRNSAREALRSLEQAGLVRIVPNRGAEVRRLSLEEAMDLYEIRAGLARTAGRLAALRLTTDEEQSLSLLVDKMDSAVAERNTPLYQSLNTEFHRQLMAATKNPRLITINQAVADELTLYIHKGVYSFAQMQRSAKEHRELFEALRAGQADAAAQAFENHVQTGKKRMLDTVSTSASER; this is translated from the coding sequence ATGAAAAACGCGTTTGACAGTGAACTGAACGGCAAGGCGAACGCGCGCGCGCCCGAGGTAATTGCGTCGAAGCTCGAAGACATTCGCGAACAGGTGCGCGCCATGATTCAGCGGGGGGACTTGCGCCCCGGTGAACGCGTGAATGAGCAGGCGCTCGCAAACCAGATCGGCGTCGGCCGCAATTCAGCGCGAGAGGCCCTGCGCTCGCTCGAGCAGGCGGGGCTCGTGCGAATCGTCCCGAACCGTGGCGCCGAAGTACGGCGGCTGTCGCTCGAAGAGGCGATGGATCTCTACGAGATTCGAGCAGGGCTCGCACGCACCGCGGGACGTCTCGCCGCGCTGCGTCTCACCACCGACGAGGAGCAGTCGCTGAGCCTTCTCGTTGACAAGATGGACTCCGCCGTGGCCGAGCGCAACACGCCTCTGTATCAGAGTCTGAATACCGAGTTCCACCGTCAACTAATGGCAGCGACCAAGAATCCGCGGCTGATCACGATCAACCAGGCTGTCGCAGATGAACTGACGCTTTACATTCACAAAGGCGTGTATTCGTTCGCGCAGATGCAGCGTTCCGCGAAAGAACACCGCGAGCTTTTCGAGGCGCTGCGTGCGGGTCAGGCCGACGCCGCTGCACAGGCTTTCGAGAATCACGTGCAGACGGGCAAGAAGCGCATGCTCGACACCGTGTCCACGAGCGCGTCCGAACGTTAA
- a CDS encoding acyl-CoA dehydrogenase family protein: MNPEYASNLVNRRDLKPYLNADQFEFRDSVNRVLTRHASPEYVRQCDEEKRFPQELVKVAAEQGWFGITLPEAYGGVGGYLDMAAYLEVVAYHTIALARFWNANVNMVGGALARFAPDDIKAMVLPKLAEGRAFVAFALSENGSGSDAASLTTRGVADGNDFVLDGTKMWISGALQADYILTAVRTNPEAKKHDGISLFLVPKESRGLTINPIDLLGGHAIRTCEVVYDGVRVPKEMIVGGLHVGWKKLTAVLSKERIALSAMCVGGAQAAIDLARWYANDRKQFGQSIIDFQAVSHLLADMQTRVDAARLMAFRAAKLLDEGESCDVESSQAKYFASDTYVQVATDGIQIMGANGYSAEYAMQRHYREAKMFQIFGGTNQIQRNIVARALKS, from the coding sequence GTGAATCCCGAATACGCAAGCAATCTGGTCAACCGGCGCGACCTGAAACCCTATCTGAATGCCGATCAATTCGAATTTCGAGATTCGGTGAATCGGGTGCTGACGCGCCATGCATCGCCGGAATACGTTCGCCAGTGCGACGAAGAGAAGCGCTTCCCACAGGAACTCGTGAAGGTGGCCGCCGAACAGGGCTGGTTCGGCATCACGCTGCCCGAAGCGTACGGCGGCGTCGGCGGCTATCTCGACATGGCCGCTTATCTGGAGGTCGTCGCGTATCACACCATCGCGCTCGCGCGCTTCTGGAATGCCAACGTGAACATGGTGGGCGGCGCGCTGGCGCGCTTTGCTCCGGACGATATCAAGGCCATGGTGTTGCCGAAGCTAGCCGAAGGGCGTGCCTTTGTTGCCTTCGCACTGAGCGAAAACGGCTCCGGCTCGGATGCCGCCTCGCTGACGACGCGCGGCGTGGCCGACGGAAACGACTTCGTTCTCGACGGCACCAAGATGTGGATTTCCGGCGCGCTGCAGGCCGACTACATTCTTACCGCGGTGCGCACTAATCCGGAAGCGAAGAAGCACGACGGGATCAGCCTCTTCCTCGTACCGAAGGAATCCAGGGGACTGACCATCAATCCGATCGATTTGCTCGGCGGCCACGCTATCCGGACCTGCGAAGTGGTGTACGACGGAGTGCGTGTCCCGAAAGAAATGATCGTTGGCGGCCTGCACGTGGGTTGGAAGAAGCTCACCGCGGTGCTGTCGAAGGAGCGCATCGCGTTGTCGGCGATGTGCGTGGGCGGCGCGCAGGCGGCAATCGATCTTGCGCGTTGGTATGCGAACGACCGCAAACAGTTCGGGCAGTCGATCATCGATTTCCAGGCCGTGTCGCATCTGCTCGCCGATATGCAGACACGCGTGGATGCCGCTCGCCTGATGGCGTTTCGGGCGGCGAAGCTTCTCGACGAAGGCGAAAGCTGCGACGTGGAGTCGTCGCAGGCGAAGTACTTCGCGTCGGACACCTACGTGCAGGTCGCGACCGACGGCATCCAGATCATGGGTGCCAATGGCTACTCCGCCGAATACGCGATGCAGCGTCATTACCGCGAAGCCAAGATGTTCCAGATCTTCGGCGGCACCAATCAAATTCAGCGCAACATCGTGGCGCGCGCGCTCAAATCGTAA
- a CDS encoding TRAP transporter substrate-binding protein, with the protein MSLYSRRTFLQTLGAATVAAMGTGGLPSLARAQTAQFKLKYANNLALSHPLNVRAKEAADAINKESGGRVELQIFPNGQMGTDTDMLSQVRSGAIDFLTQGGVVLSTLVPVSAINGIGFAFKDYNQVWAAMDGELGSHIRTAISKVGLVAMEKPWDNGFRHLTSSVKPVQSPADLKGLKIRVPVSPLWTSMFKALDASPTSINFSEAYSALQTKVVDAEENPLALIETGRFYEVQKFCSLTGHIWDGFWFLGNARSWGKLPPDLQTIVAKHLNAAAVAERADVAALSTSLIGKLQSHGMAFNKPDIQPFRASLQKAGFYDQWRKKYGDEAWALLEKYTQKLA; encoded by the coding sequence ATGAGTTTGTATTCCCGTCGTACCTTTCTTCAAACGCTCGGGGCCGCCACGGTGGCGGCGATGGGGACCGGCGGCTTGCCGTCGCTCGCTCGGGCGCAGACCGCGCAGTTCAAGCTGAAGTACGCGAACAACCTCGCGTTGTCCCATCCGCTCAACGTTCGCGCGAAAGAAGCCGCGGACGCCATCAACAAGGAATCCGGCGGCCGCGTCGAGTTGCAGATTTTCCCGAACGGTCAGATGGGCACGGATACCGACATGCTGTCGCAGGTTCGATCGGGCGCCATCGACTTCCTGACCCAGGGTGGCGTGGTGCTGTCGACGCTCGTGCCGGTCTCTGCGATCAACGGCATCGGCTTCGCGTTCAAGGACTACAACCAGGTGTGGGCAGCCATGGACGGCGAGCTCGGGAGCCACATCCGCACGGCGATCTCGAAGGTCGGGCTCGTCGCGATGGAGAAACCGTGGGACAACGGCTTTCGCCATCTCACGAGCTCGGTCAAGCCGGTGCAAAGCCCGGCCGACCTGAAAGGCCTAAAGATTCGCGTGCCGGTCAGCCCCCTTTGGACCTCGATGTTCAAGGCGCTCGACGCCTCGCCCACCAGCATCAACTTCAGCGAGGCGTATTCGGCGCTGCAAACCAAGGTCGTTGATGCAGAAGAAAACCCCCTCGCGCTGATCGAAACAGGACGCTTCTATGAAGTCCAGAAGTTCTGCTCGTTGACCGGCCATATTTGGGACGGCTTCTGGTTTCTCGGCAACGCGCGGTCCTGGGGCAAGCTGCCGCCGGACTTGCAGACGATCGTGGCGAAACACCTGAATGCGGCCGCAGTGGCTGAACGCGCGGACGTCGCCGCACTGAGCACATCGCTGATCGGGAAGTTGCAGTCACACGGAATGGCGTTCAACAAGCCCGATATCCAGCCGTTCCGCGCCTCGCTGCAAAAGGCCGGCTTCTACGACCAGTGGCGTAAGAAATACGGCGATGAAGCGTGGGCGTTGCTCGAGAAGTACACGCAGAAGCTCGCATGA
- a CDS encoding FAD-binding protein, producing MTAVRTLEKFGFGVDYAQADVVVVGGGGAASRAAVSAAQAGAKVLMLAKAPVGQGGSTVHGASEIMSMGASGYGSPDDSATVHYEDTMRPAAGFIDRDLVRVLAEDAPKRIADLIELGVPFDRVADGYKLIRSDFGSYARALGVKGKTGKAFVSALAEQGRKLGVETRQPAALIDLLRDSTGRVSGVVAMDLDSRRLLVVSAGAVVLGTGGAHGLFSQQVSTAEMTGDGQAICFRHGAELVNMEFHQFGPAMVHPYVQLFSKSCFILHPKMLNRDGHEFLPDYLPTGVTPEAAMDEKVFPFTISNESRYIDIAIATEIAQGRGTERGAVHFSFADIAEERLAATIPNTMRWMRAKGLDPKRDLLDVGIAFQCLNGGVRMTNTDAMSTIEGLFVIGELAGGVRGPDRPGGNSLAEGQVFGHRAGAGAAAYARGSAAPGTSDVTPLARRLELALKPNASFDARRIASDLRAAMQAHCLVEKTESGLNIALAAAREARAAFAAGGGATPPQMIDALTIDNMATTADVIVQACIERRESRSSHYRTDYPERDDARFSHALTITRGEADPFRLTYDVLDYPRPEFMDTSHSQAANHG from the coding sequence GTGACGGCAGTTCGGACATTGGAGAAATTCGGCTTTGGCGTCGACTACGCGCAAGCCGACGTGGTGGTGGTCGGCGGTGGCGGCGCGGCGTCGCGTGCCGCCGTGTCGGCGGCACAGGCGGGTGCGAAGGTCCTCATGCTGGCCAAGGCGCCGGTCGGACAGGGTGGCAGCACGGTGCACGGCGCCAGCGAAATCATGAGCATGGGGGCATCCGGCTACGGCAGTCCCGACGATAGCGCAACCGTGCACTACGAAGACACGATGCGTCCGGCAGCCGGCTTCATCGACCGCGACCTGGTGCGCGTTCTGGCGGAGGACGCACCGAAGCGCATAGCAGACCTGATCGAACTCGGCGTGCCGTTCGACCGCGTCGCCGATGGCTATAAGCTCATCCGCAGCGACTTCGGCAGCTATGCGCGCGCGCTGGGCGTGAAGGGCAAAACCGGCAAGGCCTTCGTGAGCGCGCTCGCCGAGCAGGGCAGAAAGCTCGGTGTCGAGACCCGTCAGCCGGCGGCGTTGATCGACCTTCTGCGCGATTCGACCGGGCGCGTGAGCGGCGTGGTTGCGATGGACCTCGATTCGCGGCGGCTGCTGGTGGTCTCGGCGGGGGCCGTCGTGCTTGGCACGGGCGGCGCGCACGGTCTGTTCTCGCAGCAGGTGTCGACAGCGGAGATGACCGGTGACGGCCAGGCGATCTGCTTCCGCCACGGCGCAGAACTCGTGAACATGGAGTTCCACCAGTTCGGGCCGGCGATGGTGCACCCATACGTGCAACTCTTCAGCAAGTCCTGCTTCATCCTGCATCCGAAGATGCTCAATCGCGACGGTCACGAATTCCTCCCGGACTATCTGCCGACGGGCGTGACGCCCGAGGCTGCCATGGACGAGAAGGTGTTTCCGTTCACGATCTCGAACGAGTCGCGCTATATCGATATCGCGATCGCAACGGAAATCGCGCAGGGCAGGGGCACGGAACGCGGCGCGGTGCATTTCTCTTTCGCCGACATCGCCGAGGAACGGTTGGCGGCCACCATTCCGAACACCATGCGCTGGATGCGTGCCAAGGGGCTCGATCCGAAGCGTGATCTGCTCGATGTCGGGATTGCTTTTCAATGCCTGAATGGCGGTGTCCGGATGACCAACACCGACGCGATGTCGACCATCGAGGGGCTCTTCGTGATCGGCGAACTCGCGGGCGGCGTGCGCGGTCCGGATCGTCCGGGCGGCAACTCGCTCGCCGAAGGTCAGGTGTTCGGCCATCGCGCCGGCGCGGGCGCGGCCGCATACGCACGCGGCAGCGCGGCACCGGGCACGTCCGATGTGACGCCGCTTGCACGGCGCCTCGAATTGGCGCTAAAGCCGAATGCGTCGTTCGACGCTCGACGTATCGCCTCCGATCTGCGTGCCGCGATGCAAGCGCATTGTCTCGTCGAGAAGACCGAGAGCGGTCTGAATATCGCGTTAGCCGCCGCTCGCGAGGCGCGCGCGGCGTTTGCCGCAGGGGGCGGGGCCACGCCGCCGCAGATGATCGATGCGTTGACGATCGACAACATGGCGACGACTGCCGACGTCATCGTGCAGGCGTGTATCGAGAGGCGCGAGTCGCGCAGCAGCCACTATCGCACCGACTATCCCGAGCGCGACGATGCCCGTTTCAGTCACGCATTGACCATCACGCGCGGTGAAGCCGACCCGTTCCGTCTCACCTACGACGTGCTCGATTACCCTCGTCCCGAATTCATGGACACATCGCATTCCCAGGCGGCAAATCATGGATAA